AAATGGGAACACCAACGGTATACTAAATGATTAATGATCCTACCATAACGGGATGAGTGGATGTGATAGGAACTTCAATGTTGGAGCTAAATGCATTCACATTTAAAGAACTCTTTTACCATACGTTCAATATTCCTGGGAGGACAGACAATTAGAGGCTTCATGGTGTTACTGGTTTATGACCTAGAATTTTTATGGTTGATTTTATGATCATTGTCTGTTTCTATCAGAAGCAACAACCTGTCTTTGAGCGGAGAAGGGAACCACTCTCTGCTCACCTACGGGATTCTAAATCCCCACGTGGTTAGAGAGTGTTTTTTAATGACAGGTATCAGATTCTGAAAGAAACTTTTGTTGTTGATACATGTCACATACAATCCATGTGATACTGTTCACAGATTTGGCTGCAAAATGCTGTGAAAGATCCAGGATCTGGTATTACAGGATCCTGGAGTATCTTGCATGTCAAGAGAGGAAGAGGCTGGGCATTACTGACATCTCGGTGAGTGGACTGCCCTCATCTGGCCACAGGCGGAACTGCTGTTTAACAAAACCCTTTCTGCACACTGGAGGCACTGCATGCACAGACACTGAGTGATACAGAATGGGCTATACTTACTTTATGTGTATGTCCTTCCTGAgcctttttaaattcaaagtgTTGAtctctgtatttctgtatttatttacatttttgttttgtgatgtgcatgtgtttgtcgCAGATCATCTTGGAGAATGATCTTTTCCAGTGCTGTCTGGTGGCCTGTTGTCTGGAGATAACCATATCCTCAAACCATCTACCATATGACTTTCCCCTTCTCCTTCAGATCTTAAAACTGGCACCATATCACTTCCTGAAGGTGTGCCCAAGCTTGCTTTTATTGCTTGCTTTATTGTACAGTAGGTGACCACATGTTTGCACGTATGTATAAAACATTCAATGAACGTCCATGAAACAAGAGAATGTACACAGACAggattttacaaatatttgtcAGGGTCTGTATTAGCCAATATAAAAATCAATTCAGTGTTTGTGACTTTAAAACTAACACTTATGAACAGacacacttaataataataataataaatttaactTAACAGTGGTTTCTGAGGGAGTAGAGACTTAGTTTTTTTACCAGATAGTTCCCATCTGATTTGAGATTTGAATCAAAGCAACATCCCAGTTTTGAGCATACCTCCGCcctccattttgttttcctatGGTCTGACAGGTGATTGAGCTGGTGTTGCGGGCTGAAGTGGGCCTGCCTCGCTCTTTAGTCAGACACCTCGCCCAAGTTGAAGAGAAAGTTCTGGAGAGCTTGTCCTGGACCAGAGACTCGCCGCTGTGGAAAGACATCAGAGCTATCGAGGGCTATCTGCCCACCTGCAAACAGGTTGGCAATAACACGCAAAAAAACACTTACCCTGGCACCAGGAGTTGTCTAAGATAATTTAATAATCAAGGTTCTTCCAAAGTGATGCTGATGACGATTACTGAGGTAGATTAAATTGGAAATGTGATTCAAATGTTTCTTTCTACTGACCGAATGGCACACGTttatcaaaacaacaaaagcagtaGTGTTTTTTCACACATACGTGGCCTTAAAGAGGGTTTTGATTTTTGTCATAATATGCAGGTGATGCTTCCTACACAGCTTGAAGATTCAGAGAATACAGACTTTCAACCTGACACAAACCTACCAGGAGGTATACATGTAGTTTCAAAGCTCccctttatttttaacaaattttaATTCATGGCAGACTACAGCATTGTCATTATggatttggctgttttttttgccagcGGGGCTCAATTTGGGAGCTAAACTGTCTGACAGCACTGACCAACAGCGTTCCCCATCAGCTGGAAGCAGGCCTCAGAGAAGCAACGCCCTCCATCTGTTTGCTCGCAAGGTCAGTTAATCTAGCACACCATAACATTCTGCTTGACTGGGACGATAACTGTTATTTGGAGCTAAAATTACAATTaccatttaaaaatgcattcaagAGAGAAAAAGCCTGCTAATCTACatctattaataataattgtaataatctACATTAAAGTCGATTAAAATGATGTAGGAGTTTGTGACAGATCACACTGTATTCTGTGCGGTTTAGCTTATGTCCAGCTGGTCAAATAGCCAACTTTACGTTTACTATGTGTTGTCTAAATATACACTATGTTTGTATATTATAACAGTGACACAATGTAATATGGGAATGTGATCATTTGTTTGGAATATTTGGAGATCTTTAGTATGGTCATGTTTTCTCTTTGGTTCAGGTTTACAGCTTGATGGGCAAGCGTCTGAGGGAGCTGTGTACCACGCTGAACATTCGTGATGAGCTGCGGCTGAAGATCTGGACTTGTTTTGAGCACTCTCTGGTCTACTGCACTGACCTCATGGTAGACCGTCACCTGGACCAACTGCTCATGTGCGCCATCTACATTATAGCCAAGGTAAGCTTTGATTAATCAACGATGTATCAATGttccacaatgttccacttccgggattgctccggtgccgtcGGGACATTCTGCCAGATGTACCTCTTTTTCGGCTGGCACctattgctttctttgttttgtaattttaaactccagtttactatggttaaccttctctctactatggttaaccttctctcagatttctgcagggtaaatccagaccgtaagctagactatctgttcaatctgagttttctgttgcacaactaaaacaaccttttaacgTACATTCTACCCCAAAAGGAAGTTAAGTACCAGAGGGtatttttgcagcagcaccatgGCTTGGCTCCACCCGGTGCTTAGCACTGCACTGAGAAGAATATGATTaattcaaagaaatgccaataaaccagagcacatttttctcccatcccaatGCTGTGTGGAATCGGCAGAAGCCTTGCTTGCAGGCGAGACTAGGCTTTAATAGCTCTGATGGTACACTCTCAGCACCTTTTACGGTCATTTgtcaaattattaatttttttagcaTTGCTTTTACAGATTACAAATGTGGAGATACCCTTCAAACTCATAATGAATCGCTACACGTCTCAGCCACTTGCCAGCAAAAGTGtaagtttaagtttaagtttctttttgtttttttttcattattcctGCTTGTCATTATGACCCATAAAGAACACAAAGTGTAGCTGATGCATATCATATCTAGAAGCTAAATAGCTTACAAAACTGgattattaaaatacaaaatgttactAAATAACAAAACTGTGTCATCAAATTAAAAGATTGTGTGATTAACATAATGAAAGTGTGAACAAGGTTTCTGCCATATTAGTTCAAAAGTAATGAACACAGACATTTTCGGTTCTCAGGTCTGCAAAAATGTGCTGATGTCcagaacagagacagaaaattaTCTCAGTGGAAACAACAGTAAGAAACCCTTTAGTAAGAGAGAGTATGAGAGAGTACACTCACTCATCTGCATGCAGGACAATATAGTATGGAGTCGGTATTTCCTGTTATTACCCGGAGGAGACAAACACATCTGATTTACACATATTAAGAAATGCATCAGTATATACTAACTCAACTTTTCCTTCTTCATACTTATATTACTAGCAATCTGTTTGTTTAGCCTTTTACTTACGAAATGATTTTTACTTGCAACTTTTTCCTTATGCTTTTGCGCAAAATTGCTAAAATTATgctaatttaattaaaagattACACATGCTTTGATTTAGCTATTTTAATGACAGACAGATCCTGTTAGCCCAAATGAAACAGATTGTTTTCCCCTTTGGCTCCACCACCAACACGTTACCTTTAACTGAAGGCCTTTAGGCAGCACATCCATGTCAGCCATAAGTCACGTATTATGTTGCTGGAGAGCAATGACtcattgtataaaatattaaacacatCAAGTTACCACAATTACTCATACTATATTACCTTGCATCATATCAGTAATGGAACAGGAGACAATTCCAGGATGAGAAGCCACTATTTATTACATTGTTGATTACAGATAATGGCGACCATGGCGTCAGTATCCCAACCCCCAACACACCGTCAACACATTACCCAGAACCTATCCAGGAGTGGGGAAATCTTATTTACTTTTACAACCAGATCTACACTGCAAAGATGCAGCACTTTGCCAAGCAGTTTGCCCCAACCTCTGCAGTAAGTGAACCATTTTAAGCGTCAGAATTTTGACAactgaaaaagaacagaaaacaatacTTTGTTATAACAAAAACCCAAAAGCCCATTCATGTAGCtgtaaaatatcacaatactgTATCACTACATCACTAAAGATGGGATTTTTATTCAACACGTTCTGTGTCACCCCTGTGTAGAGAGACACTCCTCCTTTGTCTCCATACCCCCGACAGTGGAAAGCATCTCCTCGCAGACAGCGGCTGTCCAGCAGCCATTCCATCTACATCTCACCACACAACACAGAAACCACTTCCCCCCGTACACCCGGACTCTCGTACTACTTCAACTCAAGCCCCCGAGAGGTCTGTGGCCACAATGTTGGAAACCCTTTTCTGTGATGAAATTgttcaaaattcaaattttttcaCAGTGTAGGGTAGAAGGTATtggatatacattttttttatcagtttttttagtttattagtAAACCTTTTTTAACGGAAACAATGTATTGATTTCATCATGATTCAGTGATTAAGTCACAGTTAAAAATGATTAACTGAATAAGTTACTGTTAAATATTGCTACAAATATCCCTCCCGTCTCCACAGTGTCTGCAGAAGATCAATAACATGATCAGGACGGGCAGGCCACCCAACAAGCGATGCTATGTGGTATCACTGGATAGAGAAGAGGAAAAccagaagaaaggagaggaggaggaagatggtcCTTCAGCGAAGAGGCTTTGCTTGGACGGTCAGTCAGCCTGGCAGAGGCGACTGAGGAATGTGGTGAATGATCGTGTGACAAGAAGAGACCAGCACCAACCGTCTCCAGTTACAAAGCCAAAGCTGCACTAGAGCAGAGAGGAGCATTAAGTCTCACTGCTCCGGTTGCTGGGGCTGTAAAGTTAATGGCAGGTGTTCCTTGTCAGCTATCTGTTGAAGGAACACTTtgccaatatttaaaaaaaggaatatcacagcttcttttctctgttttctctggtCATGTAGCAccaattttaaaaaggttttccaGTGGTAAAATACTTCTTTAGGAATTCCTTTGGGCCAAATTTTTTGTCTATGTCTCATCTGCAGTCTacacttattgttttttttgccctgCACTATTTCTGACACCTACGGTCCTTGGAAAAGGCACTAAACCCTCAGCCCAGTGGGCGATTTTAGACTATTGAGCAGCTTACAGGTTGATGTGAATGAACCATAATGTTGTATGACGTAGATCATTGCTGGAAAGTGCTTAGTTGACTCTCCAccgaaaaataaagtttaatcaAGTGCCGCAGTTGAAACTGTATGACAAGCTTGCCTTCTCATGTGGATGAGCGAATGTCAAGCTTCATCAGTGTCTATGGCTTTAAGGAATACTTGATTCTAACTGGCTTGATTCTGATTAAGTGAGGGATGAagtgttcagtgtgtttttatcctGTAATGATACATTCTTCAATGTActcaaacatttttcaaaatcctGCTAAATTGGGACTGCTGAAAAACCCggggcgattctaggatcagacttTAAGGGTGGAGACCTTTAATTAGAATGTGACATCATTTTATTAGACAGTAATCTCTGAGCTAGCTACTGAACAACAACATATGTTTTTTGACACTATGAACACCATGAATGAGCTAAACCTGAAACTTCACAGTAATAATGACCAATTTGACACAATGCTCTAGCATTAAGCAATTTTAGATTATAGTTGTTTAGGTTGAAATTTGGGATCTTATCTGCACCATGAAATGACAAACTTCTCCTCTGAGGACTACCAACGTTAAACTTCACAACtgctcctgctctccctctgacagaatagatagagactcagccaaaggcgtgagtctggcacaaccacctctgattggccaacagTACGTTTCTGCCCTTTTcttgactgggttacaggtgcatagcACTGGTGACAGTGACACAGgatatggaaaaaaaacctgagcCCCCCTTAAAAGGATCTAAAATCGGCAatcaaaaaaatgatgaaacGTAATAATTCAATTCTTTGCAGGAACAAAGGGAAAGTGCAGAAGTTGCAGCAGCATgccacttcattcaaagtgaaGTTTGAAGTACTTTAAGTAGTATATTTAATGTGTACAAGGATTTAtgacatttgtttgaaagaCAATCATGGTCCAGTATTTGACTTACACAGATATGATGTGGAAACTTTGATCCTCCAGTGCACATAGCCAACATTGATAATTCCCTTTAGTAGGAGACATCTTCTTTTCTAAATAGGCATGGACAATAATAAAATAGTGTATGCCTATTAGTATGTGTGTAACATAAAGCAGAGTATTTTCATGTCTGAAACCATGTATTTAATTGTTGTTAAAAGATGCTGCTAAATTGAAAATACTTTTCATGGAATCTTCCGTGCCACCATGAACTccagtttttaaaaagcaatcaGTGTTAAATGAAGATACATACACAATAAACATACATTGTTGACCATATTTCTCCTTTTCCTGTCTGTTTATAACTTTATCATTCAATAAGCCATTAACCAATAGattattctttttattctttaacaaAGTTGTTAGACTTAAGCAGCAAAGACCATTTGGATTGTGTTGAATTTCCACTTTAAACAGTTAATGGCCTCACTCTCCTGTGGTTCCTGTTTTTACTTGGCAGAGCAGTGCTTCCTAATGGCCAACCAGCAAGGGACCCACTTCCATAATTTAAAGTAAAGACTGCAATTTTATGATTTAATATAATTGAGTATAATTAGATATCCTGTCTCACACACCACCATCATACAAGCGGTCTGTACTAATGATCCACACTTTTTGTTTCCTTGGACCCAGTAGACCTGTAAATACAGATCTGCTCTGACATTAACTGACTGGTGAGACATAAAAAATCTATATTCCTATGACGGAATGAAAACAGAAACTCCCAGCACATCCATTGTTGGAAACTATGGCTGCCCAGTGATTGACACACAATCCCCTTCAGTGTTTGGCCGTAACCATGTCTTGGCATGCTAGAGAGTTAATTCTCAACCAATGTTGCTTAGGAGGTAATTACAGAAAGGCAGTACAGTACAAACGGCAGACAAAAGCTTGtaaagtaaaaccaaaacaatcagTTGCCCAAACTTAACAGGAAGTCTTGAGGTTGCCATAGAGAACAAAAGCACCTGAGCCCACAACATTATCCAGGTCTTGGGTTATGACCAGTGTTTCAACACTCCATACGCCTCTGTCTACCATCAGCTGAACAGTGCACTGTAGAAACTAAGACTTTGCCAAATCATGGGTTGCAACACAAGCCGGGGAACCCCAGTGCTGGAACCTTCTGAAATGCCAGAAGAGAGGCCGAAGACGGCAACTTCCACCAAGGAAGCATCTACAGAAGGAACCAATGgaacaacagacaaagacaaggaTAAAAATATAGAGACATCCGGCTGAGTGCCATGTTTTTCACCTCATCACTCTCTTGAAGGTAAGAaacatgatttttcttttttgaaacatGAAAGCTGTTTTTTCTCTTACTTCTTTTCATTAAAATCTCAAATACTATACACAATCTACATTCTACTTATCAGATGACTATGAcctttcattgttttcaaatCTATCAATGTAACAAGACTATAGTACCTCACCATAAAGCAAGCAATTTATGACCATCGCATTGGGGTCACTTTGATACAATCACCTCTATAACTTGACCGCCGTGCCTCTCTGAGGCTATTTGACATGACAAATGGGCTGTGCGGTGACTGAGATGggctttgtgtgtctgtgttgctgtgtgtacAGATTGGCCAGTCCTGGGTGAAGGAGGGCCTGTCAGCAGGAGGAGGCAACGCTGCACTACTGTCCATCAACCTCTGTGTCATCTGggccagccacacacacacacacacacaaacagacacacacacacacactcatacatgcactaagaaaaaaaaattccgCTCTTATGTTCAAATTCCAGAAACTATTTTGTGATAAACACGCTGATTCAGatactgtgttgtgttgttgtgtaccTGTATTGCCTTTGTATTCTTTTCTAGTCTTCTTTTAGACCTTTGTACAGCCGCCTGCGGCGTGCTTTGCattgcctttgtttgttttttcaaagctGTTGTATGTTCATTCTCCGCTCCTCCTCTTCTGAAGCGCTCACACACCTCTGGTCAGGGCTGATAGATACAACACACTCTTTCAAATGCTTCCAATTCTGCTGCAGGCTAAAGCAGCAACCGGGATAGTCAGCCAGTTTCAGCTGTGGGTACCTTGCAGCCCTCTAACTAGATAGCATGCTCTGCATATCAGAGACAGTGTGTGATTTACACTgcaaataatgaaatgctgccAAGAATTGGGTtacaaaaatgttcaaacacTTTCCAGTCTATGCCACCAGGAGGCATGGATAAACACTGGGGGAGTTCTCTGTGCCACCACCAGGGAGCAGAAGTGATCCTTCCACAATGCTGTGAGCAATGTGAAGCTGGCTCCATTTGCTGAAGACATTTAATCTGAAATATAGGTTGTAAGTTTATTACCAGCTTGTGAATGGAGCTGGAATGAAATAGCCATTTCACAAAGCCATATCAAAAATACCCATCTCACAGGCAGCGGGAAATTACATGAAAATATTACCATTATACAAATGGAAAGTGTGATTGAATAATGTGCTGGAAAAGATAAATGAAAAGCACTTTGTTGGAAAACGTGGTACTAAATAGGTTTTTAATTTCAGTGGTGGGATAAAAGAAGCACATTTTACCCCATTTCAGTGCCAATTGATTAGTGTTTCCACATCTGCAGATAGAGAGGGAGCCTTATCGTCTCATTATCAGTTAAttaatatgcatgcacacatgccaATAATCTTTCCTCTGCCATTTAGCAGAAATGAGACATTGATGTTTTAATGGTGCCGGAATGGATAACTCCTTTGTTGCTTTAAAGACAAGGCAAGCACATTGATTGACATAGCCAGGGAATGTTAAGAACCACAATTGAATTAAGATCAACCTGAAACACTTGATTATTATATTAATGCTTCTTAGCAGCAAAGGCTCTGTCCCTTTCTAGGTGCTGTActagttttctatttttttaacgttcttacaaaaaacacaaaaggggCAAGACTCACAgtgcagtatactgtatatgcatatgTTCTGTATTTATAGTATACGTACTAGATATATTTCTATATAGCTATACAAGAATCCATTATGGAAACAATATATTTGAAGGACATGCAGAATAGCAAGCTATTACATTTTCCACTGTGCCATGACTATTAAAGATTAAAGGACCCACGGCCACACCAAGTGAAGCAAACCCAAGATGAAAGTTATATTAATCATTATTCGGTTTACTGTTCTGTGTGCGCTGAATTTATGTCCATGAGTCACAGGCCACTGTTATGTGCCAGTGAAATAGGCAATATTATAGAAGGAAGCactattgacatttttcatttctgcaTAAATGCTCCTGGTTGCACATTTTGCCCAAGggtgttattttttattcttttattggTGTTCTTTGAGTTCAGTGCCACAATGCTTTAATATTGGAGTGATTctgtatgataaaaaaaaaactagatatAGCTCTCCCGGCAAAAACCAAACCAAGGATCCATGATGTTTCCACACAAACATCAGAGGACAAACCCGTGCCACTGCAGGCAGCTGTTTACACGATTGTGCCAAAAAAAGAGGGCAAACTGAAAATGAGAAGGGtaactaaaaaaaactctctgggGTGTAATCTCCTTACGCGGTAATGGACCATTTATATGATATGTATAATGGGGCTGCCACATATATTCACAAGTAGTGGTCTTATTTTCAGCCAGCCTCTCTTTAAAGATGTGTTCTTCATAGGGTATCTTTTGTGAATATATGATCAGAGGCACGACAGCCCTGGTCTTTAATCTTACACTGGCCTTGAAGAATGTCACTGATTCTGAACACCCcacccccttcctcc
The Etheostoma cragini isolate CJK2018 chromosome 1, CSU_Ecrag_1.0, whole genome shotgun sequence genome window above contains:
- the LOC117947161 gene encoding retinoblastoma-like protein 2 encodes the protein MATRPQGNGGRPRFGPSECLIALFRACSRDPTEAIETRLASMLRMFLQHHRDNAGNGNTNDLAAKCCERSRIWYYRILEYLACQERKRLGITDISIILENDLFQCCLVACCLEITISSNHLPYDFPLLLQILKLAPYHFLKVIELVLRAEVGLPRSLVRHLAQVEEKVLESLSWTRDSPLWKDIRAIEGYLPTCKQVMLPTQLEDSENTDFQPDTNLPGAGLNLGAKLSDSTDQQRSPSAGSRPQRSNALHLFARKVYSLMGKRLRELCTTLNIRDELRLKIWTCFEHSLVYCTDLMVDRHLDQLLMCAIYIIAKITNVEIPFKLIMNRYTSQPLASKSVCKNVLMSRTETENYLSGNNNNGDHGVSIPTPNTPSTHYPEPIQEWGNLIYFYNQIYTAKMQHFAKQFAPTSARDTPPLSPYPRQWKASPRRQRLSSSHSIYISPHNTETTSPRTPGLSYYFNSSPRECLQKINNMIRTGRPPNKRCYVVSLDREEENQKKGEEEEDGPSAKRLCLDGQSAWQRRLRNVVNDRVTRRDQHQPSPVTKPKLH